Proteins encoded together in one Mercenaria mercenaria strain notata chromosome 18, MADL_Memer_1, whole genome shotgun sequence window:
- the LOC128550638 gene encoding death-associated protein 1-like, whose amino-acid sequence MSDPAEDQNLKAGHPPAVKVGGMRVTTHKKPEKPEEEKSVEEDKEEYEVPEKTDKHHQQILLSGAITKGDKDFPEAAVRAIHEKQHLPTHENRPTHSPQKIIQQPRK is encoded by the exons ATGTCAGATCCTGCAGAAGATCAAAATCTTAAAGCAGGCCACCCACCTGCAG TGAAGGTTGGTGGTATGCGTGTAACAACACACAAGAAGCCAGAAAAACCAGAGGAAGAAAAATCAGTGGAAGAGGACAAAGAAGAATATGAAGT ACCAGAAAAGACGGACAAACACCACCAGCAGATATTGTTATCAGGGGCTATCACAAAG GGTGACAAGGACTTCCCGGAAGCAGCTGTCCGTGCTATTCATGAAAAGCAACATCTACCTACCCATGAAAACAGACCTACGCATTCACCTCAGAAAATTATTCAACAGCCAAGAAAGTAG